AGGCCGCCTTCATCCGCGCCGCCGGGAAGGCATCGAACGTCCACATTCCTTCGTCGGCCCGGGCCGTCCCCGGAAGCATGAAGGCGAGGGAAGCGCTGGCAAAGAGTGCGGACTTGAGACGCATGTATGGATGTCCTTGATCGGAATGGGTCGTGCACCGGATTAACGCGCCCGCCGAAAAGGAAAAGGGGCCCGGCGATTGCCCGCCAAGCCCCTTTCGCCTCGCAATCGCCCAGGCGATCAGCCGCGCTGCATCGCTCCGCGCTGCTGGCGGGCCTGCTGCCGCTCTTCGCGAGTCACCCGGCCATCTCGGTTGAGGTCGACCCGGTCGAACCGCTGAAGCGCCGCGGTCTCAGCCTCGGCCAGCGAGATACGCTGGTCGCGGTTGGTGTCGGCCATGCGCAGCATCGCGCCGCCCATCCGCCCGCGCATCGCCATCCGCTGTCCGCCCATGCCACCGCGGCGACCCTCGGCCCCGCGCTGGCCGCGCAGCGCTTCGGCGCGGGTCCATTCGTCGCGGCTGATCATGTTGTCGCGATTGGTATCGAGGCGCGCGAACATCTCGGCCCGGCGCGCGGGATCGGCGGCTCGCGTCATCCGCTGACGCATCTGACCGCGCACCGCCTGGCGCTCGGCCTGAGTGATGAAGCCGTCACGATTGGTGTCGACCCGTGCAAACATAGTGCGAGCCCGCTGCACCACTTCAGCGCGGGTCTGGATTCCGTCACGGGCACTCGGCTGCGCGGCCAGCGGTGCCGCCTGCGCACCAGCAGCGGTCGCGGCCAACAGCAAGCCAGCACCCAACAAGATCTTGGTCATAATGCCTCCATTCGCCCTGTTCTGATGAAGCCGCTGATAACCGCGGATTACTGAACCGGGGGTGACAGGCGCGCGCCAAGCTGCAAGGGGCTGGACCATCGCCATGATCCCGCCCGCCGCACCGCCGAACCCACCCGGAATGCCGCGCCCCTGGTGGGAAACGCGCGCCTTCGTGATGGTGATGGTGCTGCTCTCGGCGGTGCCCCTTCTGTATCCGCCGGTCCCGCCGCTGGTCGACCTGCTCGGCCACATGGGCCGTTACCGCGTGATGCTCGACGGCGACGTGCCGAGCCTGGCCGCCGTCTACAGCTTCAAATGGGCGCTGATGGGCAATCTCGGGGTCGATCTCGCGGTCTATCCCTTGGCCAAATTGATTGGGCTCGAGGCGGCGGTGAAGCTGGTGATCATCTCGATCCCGATGATGACGACCGCGGGCATGCTGTGGGTCGCGCGCGAGGTGCATCACCGCCTGCCGCCGACCGTGATGTTCGCGCTTCCGTTCGTCTACGGCCACCATTTCCTGTTCGGCTTCGTCAATTATGCGCTAAGCGTCGCGCTG
Above is a window of Sphingomonas glaciei DNA encoding:
- a CDS encoding EF-hand domain-containing protein; amino-acid sequence: MTKILLGAGLLLAATAAGAQAAPLAAQPSARDGIQTRAEVVQRARTMFARVDTNRDGFITQAERQAVRGQMRQRMTRAADPARRAEMFARLDTNRDNMISRDEWTRAEALRGQRGAEGRRGGMGGQRMAMRGRMGGAMLRMADTNRDQRISLAEAETAALQRFDRVDLNRDGRVTREERQQARQQRGAMQRG